The nucleotide sequence CCTACGATTCCTTTTCAGGTTAGTACAGGGATTTCTAGTTTTTTAAAGAAGAATGGCAATCATGAGCGTGCACGAGCAACTCTTCTAGGTTCATGGCAGCGAGCTACAAAACGTATACGTGAAGGCAAACCTGTGATGATTGGTATTTTGAAAGTACTTGGCAGTACATATGGCAATCATTGGGTGACAGCGTACGCTTATTTTGAAACTGAAACAGGAGAACGTTATTACAAAGTACACGACAACTGGGGCGATTATCATAAAGTCATTCCTGCCAGTTGGAGTAACGGAACAGTTTCACTTCCTTAAGAATTTGCTGAAATTAACAGAAAATCTTGGAAAAATATGTTAAACTATCGAAGAATAGAGAAGTTTTGGGGAGGACTACATGAGTAATAAGTATCAGGATGACACGTTGAAGATTTTTAGTTTGAATGGCAACCGTCCATTAGCTGAAAAAATCGCGAAAGTGTTCGGAACAGAATTAGGTAAAAGCGTCGTGAAGCAATTTAGTGATGGCGAGATTTCCATCAATATCGAAGAAAGTATTCGAGGGGATCATGTGTATATCGTTCAATCAACGAATGCACCTGTCAATGACTACTATATGGAACTACTGATCATGATCGATGCAATGAAGCGAGCAAGTGCGAAAACGATCAATGTCGTATTGCCTTACTATGGGTATGCTAGGCAAGACCGCACGGCGAAACCTCATGAACCGATCACTGCGAAATTGATCGCTAACTTGATCGAAGAAGCAGGGGCAACTCGAGTACTGACTTTAGATCTGCACACGGTTCAAGTACAAGGATTCTTTGATATTCCTGTAGATAATTTATTTACGATGCCGTTGTTTGCTCATTATTACCGTCAATTAGGTCTGACGGGAGATGACATCGTAGTTGTTTCGCCAAAAAACAGCGGTGTTCAGCGTGCACGTAGTCTTTCAGAATATTTGAACAGCACATTAGCCATCGTAGATCATGCAGATGATGCTTCAACTGAGGGTGGTTATGTGATCGGTGATGTTCAAGGAAAGACATGTATCATGGTAGATGATATCTTGAACACAGGAGCAACGCTTGCACGAGCAGCAAATGTATTAAAAGAAAACGGCGCAAAAGAAGTATATGCCTGTGCGTCACATGGATTATTGTCCGATCATGCGAAAAGTATTTTAGACAATGCACCAATCAAAGATATTTGTATCACTGATTCTGTTTTCACAGAAGAAAATCGTCATCCAGAAAACTTAACAATCGTTACATGTTCAGAATTAATGGGTGAAGCGGTCAAACGCATCCATGAAAATACACCGATGAGTCCGTTATTCCGTCTGGAAGAAAAAGAATTCGAATAAACAAAAAAAAGAGGGAAAGAAGTTGTGACAGAAGTGAGCAGCTTCAAGGAGCTGCGACAAGACTTTTGTCACAGCTCCTTTTTTCTATGCCCATGAAACGTCCTCTAGACAAAAATGAGCTCTTCTTTGGTTTGTTCGCTATTTTATGCTAGAATGTGCCTAGCAATAATTTGGAAGGGATGAATGAAGTGAAAACTATTTATCTGGATCATGCGGCAACTACCCCCATGCATCCACAAGTAATTGAAGCGATGACGGCAATCATGCAAGACACGTTTGGAAATCCTTCAAGCATACATGGATTTGGTCGCCACGCGCATGAAAAATTGGAAACAGCAAGACAAATCATTGCAGACAGTCTGCAAGCAAAACCTCACGAGATCATCTTTAACAGTGGGGGAACAGAAGGGGATAATACAGCTATCTTAGAAACAGCGTTCTCGCGTCAAAAAGAAGGCAGACATCTAATCACTACAGCTATCGAACATCCTGCTGTTCTTAATACCATGAAATATTTAGAGACAAAGGGGTTTGACGTTACATATCTGCCTGTAGATGAAAAAGGGAATCTGTCGATCGAAGAGGTCAAAAAAGCGTTACGAGAAGATACGATCTTGGTCTCTGTGATGTACGGGAACAATGAAATCGGAAATTTGATGCCAATCAAAGAAATCGGTGAACTTTTAGCAGATCATCCAGCTTATTTCCATACAGATGCGGTACAAGCGTACGGAAACCAAACGATCCATCCAGAAGAATTAGGAATCGATTTATTAAGTATCTCTGCTCATAAAATCAATGGGCCAAAAGGCGTCGGTTTCTTATATAAACGAGACGGAGTAAATATCCCTGCATTGCTTTTAGGCGGGGAGCAGGAAGAAAAGCGGCGTGCAGGTACAGAAAATTTAGCAGGGATCTGGGGTATGGCAAAAGCAGTTGAACTGCTGTCACCTGAAGAACGTGAAGCACGTAACAACAAATATAAAGGATTCCAGCAATTGATTCTTGATACATTAGAAGCAAACGAAATCCCTTATCAAGTAAATGGTGATTTAACGAATAAACTCCCTCATGTGTTGAATCTTCGCTTAATTGGCGAAGCAAATGATTTGCTACTGATGAAGCTTGATCTTAATGGGGTCGCTATTTCTACTGGTTCAGCTTGTACAGCAGGAAATATCGAGCCTTCACACGTATTGGAAGCAATGTATGGAGAAGATACACCGATACTAAAAGAATCCATCCGTATCAGCTTTGGTTTGGGAAATACCGAAGACGACATCCAGTATTTCCTTGATCAATTAGTTCGTGCTGTCAAAAAATAACTAGTGAAGTCATTCTTATATGAACAGATGTCTGAGAGAACGCCTTCATTTTTTAGGGAACTTAACTGAAAAACCTAGTAAAAATCAGGATAAACTTTTATAATAAAGAGAAACTAATTTTATCGAGGTGAAAATCATGGCATTTGAAACAACAGCAACGATACTGGGCGCACCAATTAGCTATCGTTTGCATCCTGATGCAAAAAGATATACATTGCGCGATAATGGATTTACAGAAACAAACGGAGGCAATTATCAATTGATCCGACCATTAGATGCCACGCCGCAAAGCAAAGAAGGATTCAAATTAAAAATCACTGTATCAAAAGATATTCAAACATTGAAAATGTCGATCACTACAGCAAATGGATTGAAAGCAGTCAATATTTTCAAAGATCCAAAACAGAAAATGAGCCAAGATAAATTTTATTTTCTGATGGATGGGATGATTAGCCGTGGGTTATTCGAAAAAGTCGAATGATCTGTGGATATAAAAAGACAACTAGTTTTGAAACGGCCTATTGTTAGATGACTAACTTTGTAAGGACGACGCAAATTAGTTGTCTTTTTTATTTTTAAATTTAACACATGTTGTTATTTTTAATATTTTGCTGATTTATTGTTTCTAAGTAAAGAAATTTAAATTGAAACGATTGTTATTTAGGGAAAAAGGTATTTTTTGAAAAAAGAATCCCGTATAATGATTGTTGTGCAAACGCTATACAAAATGAAAAAGAAAAGAGGGATGTTTATGGAAAATGAACAGTCGGTCGTTTTAACGAATTGGAAGAGAAATTATTTGTTCTTTTTATCGGGACAGTTTTTGTCAGGAATCACTAGTATGGTCGTCCAATATGCGATCATCTGGTATTTGACAAGAGAAACCGGTTCGGCGACAATTTTGAGTTTTGCTACTTTACTAGGAATGATTCCCATGGTTTTACTAAGCCCATTTGTAGGACCGCTAGTGGATCGCTGGGATAAAAAAGCTCTTTTGATTGTCACGGATATTATTGTAGCGATTTTCGCGCTTATTTTAGCAGTAGTCGGAACGATTTCAGAATCCTTCCCGATTTGGCTAGTTTTTGTGTCTTTGTTTATGCGTTCGGTCGCACAAACATTCCAAATGCCAACGATCCAGTCGATTATGCCGACAATCGTTCCATCTTCTCACATAACAAGGACGAATGGACAGTTAGGAATGGTCCAATCAGCGAATTTCATCATTGCGCCAGCTCTAGGTGCGGCTTTGTTTTCAGTCGTTCCTGTCAATTACCTTATTTTATTAGATGTATTGGGGGCAGTTTTTGGTGTCGGCTTATTGATTTTTGTGAAGATCCCAAAAGTTTCTCCTGAAATATTGGAAGTTCCGCTTACTATTTTTAAAGATGCAAAATTTGGGCTGCAGCAATTGATGGATAATAAAGGGTTATGGTACATAACGATCAATGGTGCATTTGTGATGCTGTTGTTCATGCCAGCAATCAGTCTGTATCCATTGATGACGCTAGATTACTTTGGTGGTTCCGTTGGACAGGCGGGAGCAGTGGAAGTAGTCTACGCAGTCGGAATGCTCTTAGGCGGTGCACTGATCAGTTTTATAGGAACATGGAAAGACCGAATGAAACCTATTATTATAGCCTACATCATTATGGGCCTGACGATCGGTGCAAGCGGATTGGTTCCAAACGATAGTCAAGGGTTCTTGTACTTTCTTATCTTGAATGCAGGAGCAGGTTGTGCAACGCCATATTTCAATACACTGCTGATGGCAATGATCCAGCAGAGTTATGAATCGAATGTTTTAGGTCGTGTCTTAGGGAACTTCAACTCTTTGATGAACCTGGCAGGTCCAATTGGATTATTATTTGCAGGACCATTAGCTGATCGTTTAGGGGTAGAAAAAATGTTCTTGTTTTCCGGAATCGGGATTTTATTATGCGGAATCGTTTTATTTTTAACGTCAGCTGCCCGAAATTATGATAAAGAATTACAGAAAAAACTGGTAAAAGAACACCATGAGCAAAAAGACGAATAGTATGGAATGGAGTTGTGACAGAAGTCTTGTTACAACTCCATTTCTGATCCTAATGTTCCTGTGGCAATAAGCCTACTCAAATGAAAAATATGAGTAATTATCTTTATTTGTTTAATACTTGATATAGGGCAGTTTTTTCACGACCTATCGTACTTCCTCTTTGCTTCATAGATTTCTTTGATTTGTTGCTCAGATAACGGAGTGCCAAATGGTAGTTTTTCCTTTAAGAGTTCTCTTTCCGGTGCGTCTACGCCTACATTGACATCGTTCTCGATAGGTACGCTGTAATGATGGATATGTCCATGAAGATTGCGGATAGTGTCGTTAGGCCCGAGCAACATCGGATAATGAGTCAAGTAATATTGTTGATGGTCGAATTTAACGATGGCACCTACATCATAAAAATAAAATTTGGGACTTCCGTCAGTAAGCCTAGGATCATTTTTTTCTAAATAACGGAAAAAAGCGCGACTGTCATGGTTCCCTTTGATCAAGTGGATTGTTCCTTGCAGTTGAGTGACCAGTTCCAAAATTTCTGCATTTGCTTTTTCATATTGCGGATGCATAGCAAGGTCGCCTAGATGATAAACATGGTCGGTTTCTTTTATTACTGCATTCCAGCTAGTGATCAACTGTTGGTTCATTTCATCCACATTTGCAAAGAGCCGCGGAGCAAAGTCGTTTTTTCCTAATAAGCGTTCATGGAAAAAGTGCATATCACTGATAAAGTAATTCATGTATCTTTTGCCTCCCTTTTTTCTTAGAGTAAACAAAATCACTTATCTGAGCAACTCATAACATCTAAAAAGAAAAGGTTGTAAATGAGACGTGCAGCTTTAAGCGATAAGAAGCAATTTTGAAAAATAGTTTTTCACAATTTATAAAATTATTCCTTATTGCCGAAAGGCTGGCCCTTTTTATGAGTATGCCAATTTTTTATATCGAATGCTCAAAAGATGAGTGATTTTTTGGTTGACTATCATGTTTGTGTACTGAATAGGTCCAGTAGAACAGTATTTTTACGACTTGATAATTAAGGGATGAAATTTTCAGAAATATGACGTATAATGTAAAATACTGAAAAGTTGCGACCTTCAACTCGTAGATGTTTCAGAATCTAATTGAAATGATGGTGATATCATGACAGACAACAGCAAAACACGCGTTGTCGTAGGGATGAGCGGCGGTGTCGACTCATCTGTAACAGCACTTTTGTTAAAGGAACAAGGATACGACGTGATCGGAATATTCATGAAAAATTGGGATGACACGGACGAAAACGGTGTATGCACGGCCACGGAAGATTATAAGGATGTAGCGAAAGTAGCTGCTCAAATCGGGATTCCTTATTACTCTGTGAATTTTGAAAAAGAATATTGGGATCGTGTATTTGAATATTTCCTAGCCGAATACCGCGCAGGACGTACACCTAACCCAGACGTGATGTGCAACAAAGAAATCAAATTCAAAGCATTCTTGGATTATGCAATGGATCTTGGCGCCGATTATGTAGCTACTGGACATTATGCGCAAGTCACTCGCGATGAAAACGGCGTGGTCCACATGCTTCGTGGAGTAGACAATAATAAAGATCAAACTTACTTCCTTAGCCAATTATCACAAGAACAGCTTTCAAAAACGATGTTCCCTCTAGGCGGCATGGAAAAATCAGAAGTACGGGCAATTGCTGAACGCGCAGGCCTTGCGACTGCTAAGAAAAAAGATTCAACGGGAATCTGCTTTATTGGTGAAAAGAACTTCAAACAATTTTTGAGCAACTATCTGCCAGCAAAAAAAGGAAATATGGTCACTCTTGATGGTGAAGTCAAAGGACAACATGCTGGCTTGATGTATTATACGATTGGTCAACGTCAAGGACTAGGGATCGGTGGCGGAGGAGATTCGCAAGAACCCTGGTTTGTTGTAGGAAAAGATCTAGCGACAAACACATTATATGTGGGGCAAGGGTTCCATCATCCTGCATTGTATGCCACAAGCTTGGATGCAAGTGAAATCCACTTTACGACGAATGAACCAATGCCAAAAGAATTCAAGTGTACAGCGAAATTCCGTTATCGTCAGCAAGACGTTCCTGTGACAGTTCGCTTATTGGATGATAATCGTGCAGAAGTCGTATTCGACGAACCTGTACGTGCAATCACTCCTGGACAAGCAGTTGTATTTTATGATGGAATGGAATGTCTGGGTGGTGGTTTGATCGACCACGCATATCAAGAAACAAAAGTTTTACAATACGTTTAAGCGATATTAAATGAATCAAAACAGCTATGGCTAACAAAAGAAACACCTTTTCTTTTGGATAGCATAGCTGTTTTTTTGCAATAAAATTAATTTTTATTCATTTTATACTTGAAATACTTGTGTAAAAAGTTCATAATATCCAATAATATGAATAAAGTTGCTTTTTGTTAAGCAAGAGCAGTTGCAAAATAGAAGGGAATCTTTTGCAAGTGATTTGTTCAATTTTATAAGTGAGGGTGATGGAAATGGAAAAGAAATCGACGGGTATTAGCAAATGGGGACTGGTTGCTCTGGTTGTCAGTTCGTCAATCGGAAGCGGTGTGTTTGGGATCACAAGTGATCTGGCTAGTTCTGCAGCTCCAGGGCCAGCGATCCTTTCATGGATAATCGTTGGGATTGGTATTTTAGCTTTGGTATTATCGCTGAATCATTTAGGAGAAAAACGTCCAGATCTAGATGGTGGTATTTTCGGTTACGCGGAAGCTTCATTTGGTAAATTAGGTGGCTTCATCAGTGGTTGGGGTTACTGGTTGTCTGCGTGGCTGGGAAATGTTGCTTTTGCAACGATGCTGATGAGCGCCATGGGAGAATTTTTCCCGATATTCAAAGGTGGACAAAATGTTCCTTCTATTTTATTTGCAAGTATTTTTATTTGGGGTCTGACTTTATTAGTAAACAATGGAGTTGAAGGAGCGAGCGTCATCAATACAATCGTGACGATCTGTAAATTAGTGCCATTATTCCTATTTTTAATATTTGTATTTATCGCATTTAAAGTGAATATATTCACTGCTGATTTTTGGGGTAACGTATCTGATAATCTAGTGAATGGAACAGGGCAGCAAGGAACGATCTGGTTGCAGATTAAAGGTTGTTTGATGGTTATGATGTGGGTCTTTGTAGGGATCGAAGGCGCAAGTGTTTTAGCCAACCGCGCGAAGAAACGTTCAGAAGCCCAGCAAGCATCGATCATTGGTCTGCTTTGTTTATTGTTTATCTATATCCTTGCTTCGATCTTGCCATACGGCGTCTTATCTCAAGAAGAGTTAGCAACTATTTCACAACCTGCTATGGCAAATATTTTAAAAGGAATCGTGGGAAATTGGGGAGCAGCGCTGATCAATATCGGCTTGATTATTTCGATCATTGGTTCTTGGTTGTCTTGGACGATGCTCCCAGCAGAAACAACGATGTTGATGGCTCGAGACGGTCTGTTGCCGAAAGGTTGGGGAAAAACGAATAAAAAAAATGCCCCAACTTATTCGTTAGTTGTTACTGCAATCTTGACTAATCTATTCTTATTGACTTTCTTAGTTACTGATTATGCCTATCAATTTGCCTATTCTTTATGTACAGCGGCAATTTTGATTTGTTATCTACTTGTCGGGATCTATCAAGTCCAGTTTTCTTTAAAAGAAGGAATCAAAAAACAAGTAGTGATCGGTGGGATTGCTGTAGTTTTTGAATTGATGGGCATCATTTTAGCAGGATTTTCTTATGTCCTTTTATGTAGTATTGCCTATCTTCCTGGTTTTTGCTTCTACTGGATCGCTTGTCGTGAAACCAAACATCAAATTACGGGAAAAGAAAAAGTAATGATTGGGCTGATTTGTGTGGCCGCACTGCTTTCAATCGGGTTGCTTGCTGTAGGCTGGATCAAGATATAAGGGGGAAAGAAACATGAAAATCGCAAATTTCGGTGTAGAAGAATGGCTAAATAAATGGGAAAAGAAAGCGGTATATGATATTGCACAAAGCTCGATCGAAGCATTGACATTAGACGAACTCGTTGGCTTAGATGGGACTAGCGTAAGTGAATTTTTCGAAAAACGCAAAAACGAACCATTGGACTATGGCTGGATCGAAGGATCAGATGTTTTCAAACAAGAAGTCGCTTCTCTTTATCAAACCGTCGATCCGGAAAACATCTTACAAACGAATGGAGCGACTGGTGCTAATCTTTTAGCTCTATACGCGTTAGTGGAAGCAGGAGACCATGTTGTTTCGATGCTTCCTACTTATCAGCAATTATATGACATCCCCAAATCTTTAGGTGCCGCTGTTGACTTTGTTCATTTGAAGGAAGAAGAAGATTGGCAGTTTGATTTAGAACAGCTAGAAGCCTTAGTCAAACCTGAAACAAAAATCATCTGTTTGAATAGTGCAAACAATCCTACAGGCACATTGCTAGATCGGAAAACTTTAGAAAAAATCGCAGAAATTGCTCGTACAGTAGATGCATATGTATTGATAGATGAAGTATATGCGCCTTTAACGGATAAAGGTGAATTCTTGTCGATCGTAGATGTCTATGAAAAAGGTATAGCAACCAATTCCCTATCCAAAACCTACTCCATTCCAGGTATTCGTATTGGCTGGACAGCTACTGGACCTGAGTTGGCAGAAGTTTTTCGAAAGTATCGAGACTACACGATGATTTGCGGCGGAGTCCTGTCAGATGATCTTGCTGTACATGCATTGAAGAATAAAGAAAAAATATTGGCGCGAAACAAAAAGATCATTACAGAGAACCTTGTGATTTTAAAACAATGGGTAGCCAATGAACCGAAAGTTGAACTTGTCGCTCCCAATTACGTCTCTACTTCTTTCATTAAATTAGCCATCGAAGAAGATGACCAGACATTTTGTATCAATTTATTAGAAGAAACAGGAGTACTATTAGTACCAGGAAGTGCCTTTGATTTACCGAAGCATGCCCGACTAGGTTACTGTTGTAAAAAAGAAACCTTGGAAAAGGGATTATTCCTCTTATCTGAGTTCTTGAAAAAACAGGCCTAAACAAAAACACTGCAAGGACAGTCTGTGACAACTGTTCAAGCAGTGTTTTTCATTTACGCTTATTGTCTATGAGAAGGAGAGTACCCTGAAGCTATGGAGACTCCTGAAGCTTTTTCTTCTGCAGTTTCTTGCTGATGGATCTCTTGTGTATTGTGTCGTACAAGCAAGAAGTTGACCAAAACAAGAAGAGAAGTCGAAAGAAAGACGCCACGATAACCAAATGCACTGGAAACACTGGAGCCGATCATAGGCCCTACTACGTTACCAGTTGCTTGGAAAGATTGGTTATAACTGAAGATCCGTCCAGCAGCTTGATGAGGCGAATATTTTGTGATCAATGCTTGGACAGCAGGGAGCAGACAAGCATCAGAGATACCAATCAAAAAACGTAAGGCAGCTAATTGCCAAACATTCGTGACGAATGCCATTGGGATATAAACCAGAATCGCAAAACCCAAACCAATCGCAAGTATTCTTTCACTCCCAATCTTGTCACCTAAGCGACCAAATCTTGGAGCGGCTATCAAAGTGGCAATCCCAGGTATCGAAGCAATGATTCCGCTGATCAACGTAACATTCCCATGTCCATGCAGCAATTGGCGAATGTACAGACTGATGATTGGACTAATGGAATTGTTGGATGCTTGGATGATCATCGTTGTGACGAACATACCGATGACGACGTGTGGATATTTCAAGTCTTTGAAAATCTGTTTGGCAGAAACCATGTTTTCTTTTTTCACTGGGACAAATTTTTCATGGACGAAAAACAGACTCAACAAGAAGACGAAAAATAAGATGATCCCTGTAATGAAAAAGGTAGGGCGATAGCCAAACGCTGAAGCAGAGATCCCGCCAAGAAGCGGTCCAAGTAATGTTCCTGTAACAGAACCAGTTGCTAAGGTTCCAAGAACTTGACCACTTTTTTCTTTTGGCGTCCCAGTTGCGACAAGGGCAGTGGCATTACTGATATAACCAGAAAAAATCCCTTGAAGCAGACGCAATGCGACTAATTGATACACACTAGTCACGCAACCCATCAAAGAAATGACGATTGCCATTCCTAATGAAGCACGCAACAGCATCAATTTTCTTCCTTTTTGGTCGGCTAATTTTCCCCACCAAGGAGAGATAAGCGTAGTCACCAAGAAAGTAGATGAAAAAGTCAATCCGCTCCAAAAGTTCAATTGTGACGTACTATAATTACCTAACGTATCTATGTAAAGTGACATAAAAGGCATGACTAAACTAAATCCGATACCAGCCATAAATGTTCCAAACCATAAGACAAACAAGTTTTGTTCCCAAGTTTCTCTTTTCCTAAATAATTTTTCCTTTATTCTTGCAGCCAATTAGACTCCTTCTTTCTGAAAATTTTCATCTACAGCTCTTTATTATAAACTACAATATGTAGTTTATCAATGAAAGTCTCTTTTTTCTCTTTCTTTTTCGTGGTAAACTGAAAGAGTGAAGGATTTATTTTATGAGAGGAAACATGGAAATGAAAAAAAGAAATCTGTCTCAAGAGAAAATCATCGACTGCTTTCGAGAACTAGCAGAAGAGATGGATGTTCAGCAAATAACCTTTCAGCATTTAGCCAAACGCTTGGATATCAAGGCTCCCTCGCTGTATAACCATTTCAAAAATATTCGTGATGTCAAAACAGCGCTAACAGCGAAACTTCTGCAGGAACTTAATGACCAGCTGCGACGGGCTCTTGTGGGAAAAAGTGGTCAGGAAGCACTGCAGATCTATGCAGAAACTTATCGATCCTTTGCTTTTTCAAATCAAGCAGTGTATGAGTTACTGATCAGTGTACCGCATACCAATGAAGCTGTTTTATTAGATGGAATCCATGAAACGAATCAGATCATTTTGCAGATATTTGAGGCTTTTCAATTAACGAAAGAAGAAAAAGTTCATCGAAGCAGGGAACTTCGTAGTATGATCCACGGTTATCTTTCCTTACGTTTTTTAGGATACTTTACAAAAGAACCAACAATCGATCCAGAAGACAGCTATTTTTGGATGATCAATGACTTTATCGCTACTTTGCCTTAAACAATCAGATTCATTTGTAACAATTTTAAGATGTTCATTAAATGACCCTTTTATAAGAGAAAATTCTTGCAACTTTCTTGAAAAGTGACTAAGATGAGTCTAGAAAAGCTGAAAGAAGGAGCACGAGTATGTATCAAGTAATTACCATGTTCGGGGACAATGAGCCTTGGTGGTTTTTTGAAGACTGGGAAGAAGATATTGAAGAAGAAGAAACATTCGAGTCTTTCGAAGAAGCACGACAAGCGTACGAAAAACAATGGAACGAAATCCATCAAAATTATGAATATATCAATGCAAAAAGTAACTTTCTCAGCGCCTTTTGGAATGACGGAGATGAGCGCTGGTGTGAAGAGTGTGACGATGATTTACAGCAATACAAGGGACTTGCGTTGTTGAAAAATCATCAGCCCATCACAGTAGAAAGCAGAAAGGAATTTTATGAAACAACTAATTCTAGCGGAAAAACCAAGCGTTGCGAAAGACCTAAGCAAGGTGCTTGGTGCTAATCAAAAGCACAAAAATTATTATGAAGGACCCAAGGTGATCGTTACTTGGGCCCTTGGTCATTTATTAGGATTGAAAATGCCGGAAGATCTGAATAAGGAATGGCAGAGCTGGCAAATGGACACGTTGCCAATGATCCCTAAAAAACTAGGAATCAAACCACTTCCTAAAACAGGACATCAATTAAAAGCAATCAAGCAGCTGGCTCAGCGAAAAGATGTCTCAGAAGCAGTCATTGCGACAGATGCCGGAAGAGAAGGGGAACTTGTTGCTCGCTGGATCTTAGAGTATGTGCATTTCAATAAACCAGTGAAGCGGTTATGGATCTCTTCTCAAACAGATAAAGCAATCAAAACTGGATTCAAGCAACTAAGACCTGCGAAAGAATATGATGCATTGTATGAATCTGCTCTTGCCCGGGCAAAAGCGGACTGGC is from Enterococcus faecium and encodes:
- a CDS encoding TetR/AcrR family transcriptional regulator, whose protein sequence is MKKRNLSQEKIIDCFRELAEEMDVQQITFQHLAKRLDIKAPSLYNHFKNIRDVKTALTAKLLQELNDQLRRALVGKSGQEALQIYAETYRSFAFSNQAVYELLISVPHTNEAVLLDGIHETNQIILQIFEAFQLTKEEKVHRSRELRSMIHGYLSLRFLGYFTKEPTIDPEDSYFWMINDFIATLP
- a CDS encoding multidrug efflux MFS transporter codes for the protein MAARIKEKLFRKRETWEQNLFVLWFGTFMAGIGFSLVMPFMSLYIDTLGNYSTSQLNFWSGLTFSSTFLVTTLISPWWGKLADQKGRKLMLLRASLGMAIVISLMGCVTSVYQLVALRLLQGIFSGYISNATALVATGTPKEKSGQVLGTLATGSVTGTLLGPLLGGISASAFGYRPTFFITGIILFFVFLLSLFFVHEKFVPVKKENMVSAKQIFKDLKYPHVVIGMFVTTMIIQASNNSISPIISLYIRQLLHGHGNVTLISGIIASIPGIATLIAAPRFGRLGDKIGSERILAIGLGFAILVYIPMAFVTNVWQLAALRFLIGISDACLLPAVQALITKYSPHQAAGRIFSYNQSFQATGNVVGPMIGSSVSSAFGYRGVFLSTSLLVLVNFLLVRHNTQEIHQQETAEEKASGVSIASGYSPSHRQ
- a CDS encoding DUF1033 family protein; amino-acid sequence: MYQVITMFGDNEPWWFFEDWEEDIEEEETFESFEEARQAYEKQWNEIHQNYEYINAKSNFLSAFWNDGDERWCEECDDDLQQYKGLALLKNHQPITVESRKEFYETTNSSGKTKRCERPKQGAWC